In Aquimarina spinulae, a single window of DNA contains:
- a CDS encoding M20/M25/M40 family metallo-hydrolase: MVRTIIPIIFAILSLNSFAQNEVKEDAVTLKKIYDTSLLDGKSYAWLDYLSNQIGGRLSGSVNAQLAVEWGERELKKLGLDKVWLQPVMVPKWTRGVTEFAYIETEPGITTNVPICALGGSVPTSIGGIKAPIVEVKGLEELKKLGTAQIEGKIVFFNRPMQADLIETFRAYGGCVDQRYSGAAEAAKFGAVGVLVRSMNLRLDDFPHTGSMSYGDLKDIDKIPAAAISTNGADLLSSMLTLNPKIKFHINMNCRTWKDVQSYNVIAEITGSEFPKEYMVVGGHLDSWDLGDGSHDDGAGIVQSMEVLRLFKEIGYKPKRSIRVVLFMNEENGLRGGKKYAKVAKDKGENHVFALESDAGGFTPRGFSFDCDDANFAQVQGWKPLFEPYLIHSFTQGGSGADIGPLKKDGIVLAGLRPDSQRYFDYHHAKNDTFDAVNKRELELGAATMTSLIYLFDKYGVK; this comes from the coding sequence ATGGTAAGAACTATAATCCCCATCATTTTTGCAATTTTATCACTTAATAGCTTTGCACAGAATGAAGTAAAAGAAGATGCCGTTACATTAAAAAAAATATATGATACCTCACTACTTGATGGTAAAAGTTATGCATGGCTGGATTACCTCTCTAATCAGATCGGAGGGAGACTTTCGGGTTCTGTAAATGCTCAACTAGCTGTAGAATGGGGAGAAAGAGAGTTAAAAAAACTAGGCTTGGATAAAGTATGGTTACAACCAGTAATGGTACCAAAATGGACTCGTGGAGTAACAGAATTTGCCTATATCGAAACAGAACCAGGTATAACGACTAATGTGCCAATTTGCGCATTAGGAGGTTCTGTACCAACATCAATAGGAGGTATTAAAGCACCTATTGTAGAAGTTAAAGGATTAGAAGAACTCAAAAAACTAGGCACAGCTCAGATTGAAGGGAAAATAGTGTTCTTTAACAGGCCTATGCAAGCAGATCTTATCGAAACATTTAGAGCTTACGGAGGATGTGTAGATCAACGATATTCTGGAGCAGCAGAAGCAGCTAAGTTTGGCGCTGTAGGAGTACTTGTTCGTTCTATGAACCTGAGGCTAGATGATTTCCCTCATACAGGATCAATGAGTTATGGTGACCTGAAAGATATAGATAAAATTCCTGCTGCAGCAATAAGTACTAATGGGGCAGATTTGTTAAGCTCTATGTTAACATTAAATCCTAAAATTAAATTTCATATTAATATGAACTGCCGCACCTGGAAAGATGTGCAATCATACAATGTGATTGCTGAAATTACAGGAAGTGAATTTCCTAAAGAATATATGGTTGTTGGTGGGCATTTAGATTCTTGGGATCTGGGCGATGGTTCTCATGATGATGGGGCAGGAATAGTACAGTCTATGGAAGTATTGAGACTATTTAAAGAAATAGGATATAAACCTAAACGATCTATTCGCGTAGTATTATTTATGAACGAAGAGAACGGATTACGGGGTGGTAAAAAATATGCAAAAGTAGCTAAAGATAAAGGCGAAAATCATGTTTTTGCTTTAGAAAGTGACGCTGGAGGATTTACCCCCAGAGGCTTCTCGTTTGATTGTGATGATGCTAATTTTGCCCAGGTACAAGGCTGGAAACCTCTTTTCGAACCCTATCTGATACATTCTTTCACTCAAGGTGGAAGCGGTGCCGATATCGGGCCACTTAAAAAAGATGGAATTGTACTTGCGGGATTACGACCAGATTCACAACGTTATTTTGATTATCATCATGCAAAGAATGATACTTTTGACGCCGTTAATAAACGAGAACTCGAATTAGGTGCTGCTACAATGACCAGTTTGATATATCTTTTTGATAAATATGGTGTGAAATGA
- a CDS encoding PPK2 family polyphosphate kinase: MKKINHKDFMVSNTIELSKIPTTFDLNESEKKIEKELEETREKLGKLQDTLYAHGKYAVLVCLQGMDTAGKDSLIREVFKDFNTRGIIVHSFKVPTALELGHDYLWRHYIALPQRGKFGVFNRTHYENVLVTRVHPEYIMGENIPHINTVEDINDAFWEQRFEQIRNFEKHIAENGTLIYKFYLHLSKEEQKNRLLRRLEKKEKNWKFSAGDLKERKLWDQYQDCYQDAINRTSLPHAPWYVIPADNKPVARYIVAKTLYTTLKEYDDIQEPELDNKTKANLDLYKQELENE, encoded by the coding sequence ATGAAGAAGATAAATCACAAAGATTTTATGGTGTCTAATACCATAGAATTATCCAAAATCCCAACCACCTTTGACCTTAATGAGAGCGAGAAAAAAATAGAGAAAGAACTCGAAGAAACACGTGAGAAATTAGGAAAGCTTCAGGATACTTTATACGCCCATGGCAAGTATGCTGTGCTGGTTTGTCTTCAGGGTATGGATACGGCAGGTAAGGATAGTTTGATTAGAGAAGTATTTAAAGATTTCAATACTCGTGGTATTATCGTTCACAGCTTTAAGGTGCCTACAGCGTTAGAACTAGGTCATGACTATTTATGGAGACACTATATCGCTTTGCCACAACGAGGAAAATTTGGAGTCTTCAATAGAACACATTACGAAAATGTTTTGGTAACACGAGTACATCCAGAATATATAATGGGAGAAAATATACCTCATATCAATACAGTCGAAGATATTAATGATGCATTTTGGGAGCAACGCTTTGAACAAATTCGAAATTTTGAAAAACATATTGCCGAAAATGGTACTTTGATTTATAAATTTTATTTGCATCTATCAAAAGAAGAACAGAAGAACAGGTTACTTCGCAGACTAGAGAAGAAAGAAAAAAACTGGAAGTTTTCTGCAGGCGATCTAAAAGAGCGTAAACTTTGGGATCAATATCAAGATTGTTATCAGGATGCTATAAATAGAACTTCTTTACCACATGCCCCGTGGTATGTGATTCCGGCAGATAATAAACCCGTAGCACGATATATTGTAGCAAAAACTTTATATACAACATTAAAAGAATATGATGATATACAAGAACCAGAATTAGATAACAAAACAAAAGCGAATCTGGATTTGTATAAACAAGAATTAGAGAACGAATAA
- a CDS encoding AraC family transcriptional regulator: MKDKDLIRLDKFSDKKDLPFFMRPLLHEKNRNRKNRDPHRHTYHEVIYFKSGEALQNIDDELVNLKTPNTFYLIERGQVHDFIKGKNMQGFLIRFDSELIPFQTTIDNISFLSIIHNISKVNTIVLDKDDVSHFEAILDQLHYEYLCPLYSYGRRNTIVFLLLTLLVKLQRKCNEINSGNQNLNQSYEKKMYYKFLELLELNFSSYHECDFYAQELGLSNRKLTEITMLVNGSSSKKIIIDRIIIEAKRLLLYSQISSKEISFILGFESPSYFSRLFKNKTGESPNSYKKNIKSKENVYFEKK, from the coding sequence ATGAAAGATAAAGATTTGATTCGATTAGATAAATTCTCGGATAAAAAAGATTTACCCTTTTTTATGCGTCCCTTACTTCATGAAAAAAACAGAAATAGAAAAAACAGAGATCCACATCGTCATACATATCATGAGGTTATTTATTTTAAATCTGGTGAAGCACTTCAGAACATAGACGATGAGCTTGTTAATCTAAAAACTCCAAACACTTTTTATTTAATAGAGCGAGGGCAGGTACACGACTTTATTAAAGGAAAAAACATGCAAGGTTTTCTAATTCGTTTTGATAGTGAACTTATTCCTTTTCAAACTACAATCGACAACATCTCTTTTTTATCAATAATTCATAATATATCCAAAGTAAATACAATTGTTTTAGACAAAGATGATGTATCACATTTTGAAGCAATTTTGGATCAACTTCATTATGAGTATTTATGCCCTTTATATTCTTATGGGAGAAGGAATACAATCGTTTTTTTATTACTCACTTTATTAGTGAAATTACAACGAAAATGCAATGAAATCAATAGTGGTAATCAAAATTTAAATCAATCTTATGAGAAAAAGATGTATTATAAATTTCTAGAATTATTAGAACTCAATTTTTCTAGTTATCACGAATGTGATTTTTATGCTCAGGAGTTAGGTTTATCGAATAGAAAACTAACCGAAATTACAATGCTCGTTAATGGGTCCTCAAGCAAGAAAATAATTATTGATCGCATAATTATTGAAGCAAAACGATTACTTCTTTATAGCCAAATCAGCTCGAAAGAAATCTCTTTTATATTAGGCTTCGAAAGCCCTTCATATTTTAGTAGGCTTTTTAAAAACAAAACAGGAGAATCTCCAAATTCTTATAAAAAAAATATCAAAAGTAAAGAGAATGTATACTTCGAAAAAAAATGA
- a CDS encoding class I SAM-dependent methyltransferase, protein MKENNLNTIWNDCTESWHGKTYLQPIIPIISDYLFTKKNYNSLLDFGCGYGKQSFIFNKYGYKVTGLDSSLERITKAKLEFPHINFLCYKFEDKLPFKDNSFDIIYSHSVLQYVDHPLFLKECNRILKKDGSIILIENLKNNPITRVGRVFLKLTNFKFQSYPWNHFTIKEFTNTKKQFDNSSFNVFYLLSPLAYIKPFKKKFSFFSKIDDHLLKVKCLRNFAWLSLFIGQKKTCDDSK, encoded by the coding sequence ATGAAAGAAAATAATTTAAATACCATTTGGAATGATTGCACAGAATCTTGGCATGGTAAAACCTATCTGCAACCAATAATTCCGATAATTTCTGATTATTTATTCACAAAGAAAAATTACAATTCTCTATTAGATTTTGGATGTGGTTATGGCAAACAATCTTTTATATTTAACAAATATGGCTATAAGGTAACAGGGTTAGATAGTAGTTTAGAACGAATTACAAAAGCTAAACTCGAATTTCCTCATATCAATTTTCTTTGTTACAAATTTGAGGACAAACTTCCTTTTAAAGATAATTCCTTTGACATTATATATTCTCATAGTGTTCTTCAATATGTTGATCATCCATTATTTCTTAAAGAATGTAATAGAATATTGAAAAAAGATGGCAGTATTATATTAATTGAAAACTTAAAAAATAATCCAATAACAAGGGTTGGTAGGGTATTTTTAAAATTAACAAATTTCAAGTTTCAATCTTATCCTTGGAATCATTTCACAATAAAAGAATTTACTAATACCAAAAAACAATTTGACAACTCAAGTTTTAATGTATTTTATTTATTATCACCATTAGCATACATCAAGCCATTCAAAAAAAAATTCTCTTTTTTTTCTAAAATCGATGATCATCTATTAAAAGTTAAGTGTTTAAGAAATTTTGCTTGGTTAAGCCTTTTTATTGGACAAAAAAAAACTTGTGATGATAGCAAATAA
- the hpaH gene encoding 2-oxo-hept-4-ene-1,7-dioate hydratase produces MLTSLQIKEEANRLHDSEKNKKQVVATTNYFPEMDINDAYQIQEEWVNIKKKEGRKVVGYKIGLTSKVMQVAMNINEPDYGTLLDNMVYENGCEIKTSDFLDPRIEVELAFVLKKPLFGDTLTVEDVLDATDYVVPVLELIAARTYRVDPKTNYVRTVKDTISDNAANAGIILGNTRINPRDIDLRWVAALLYKNGTIEESGVAAAVLDHPAKGVIWLAKKYARHNITLDAGQIILAGSFTRPVIVKAGDTITVDYNSLGKITCNFM; encoded by the coding sequence ATGTTAACTTCATTACAAATAAAAGAGGAAGCAAATCGATTACATGATTCAGAAAAAAATAAAAAACAGGTAGTAGCCACAACAAATTATTTTCCCGAGATGGATATCAATGATGCCTATCAAATTCAGGAAGAGTGGGTTAATATCAAAAAAAAAGAAGGTAGAAAAGTAGTTGGATATAAAATTGGGCTTACTTCAAAGGTAATGCAAGTCGCCATGAATATCAATGAACCGGACTATGGAACACTATTAGACAATATGGTTTATGAAAATGGTTGTGAGATAAAAACTTCTGATTTTTTGGACCCTAGAATAGAGGTAGAGCTAGCTTTTGTACTAAAAAAACCACTTTTTGGCGATACTCTTACAGTAGAAGATGTATTGGATGCAACAGATTATGTAGTGCCTGTACTAGAACTTATTGCAGCACGTACTTATCGAGTAGATCCCAAGACCAATTATGTTAGAACTGTTAAAGACACAATTTCGGATAATGCAGCGAATGCAGGGATTATTTTGGGCAATACCAGAATTAATCCTCGAGATATAGATTTAAGATGGGTAGCTGCATTATTATACAAAAATGGAACTATCGAGGAGTCTGGTGTTGCTGCAGCGGTACTTGATCATCCTGCCAAAGGGGTCATCTGGTTAGCAAAAAAATATGCAAGACATAATATAACGTTAGACGCAGGACAAATCATTTTGGCAGGCTCTTTTACACGTCCGGTTATTGTAAAAGCCGGGGATACTATTACCGTTGAT
- a CDS encoding phosphatase PAP2 family protein, with protein sequence MEDLIQLDKELFLYLNNLGSSAWDGFWLFMTEKLYQIPLYLVLLIFFYKYFGIRGTIITLVVVALLITATDQLSNLFKNVLFMRPRPCRADGVAEFTRFIAERCGRHGYFSGHAASSMALAFFTGLALRKHLKYIFPFMVVWSIVVSYSRIYIGVHYPGDIVTGMAIGILLGVGAFKLHTFLVKKYGEVE encoded by the coding sequence ATGGAAGATCTCATACAATTAGATAAAGAACTTTTTTTATATCTCAATAACCTGGGTTCATCTGCATGGGATGGATTTTGGTTATTTATGACAGAGAAACTGTACCAGATTCCTCTGTATCTAGTATTACTTATTTTTTTCTATAAATATTTTGGAATTAGAGGTACGATCATTACACTGGTGGTTGTCGCATTACTAATTACTGCTACCGATCAACTATCAAATTTGTTCAAAAATGTGTTGTTTATGCGACCACGGCCATGTAGAGCAGATGGGGTAGCAGAGTTTACACGTTTTATTGCAGAACGATGTGGACGACATGGATATTTTTCTGGTCATGCAGCTAGCTCTATGGCGTTAGCTTTTTTTACAGGATTAGCCTTACGAAAACACCTAAAATATATCTTTCCATTTATGGTGGTATGGTCAATTGTTGTTAGTTATAGCAGAATTTATATAGGAGTACATTATCCGGGCGATATTGTCACTGGTATGGCAATAGGTATTTTATTGGGAGTGGGAGCGTTTAAGCTACATACATTTCTGGTAAAAAAATACGGAGAAGTCGAATGA
- a CDS encoding penicillin-binding protein 1A: MIKTIFKKKWVKWLFYTIGAFIFFSICFYASIYFGFWGKLPDKEELGSLKQAEATQVLDKDGHMIGKYYIYDRQPISYEDLPQHLIDALVATEDVRFYEHDGVDNTSLLRVFFKTILLRDKSSGGGSTITLQLAKNLFGRKKYKLFSTVINKLKESFVAKRIEDIYSKKEILTLYFNTVPFPDNTYGIESAAQKFFNKSTHQLTLSEAATLVGTLKANHSYNPRLFPERSQLRRDVVLQQMVKYGYLSAHRSNQTMSQPIVMDYQHFNHDLGLAPYFREEVKKELINILEKHKKPDSTVYDIYNDGLIVHTTLDYKMQVLAEEAMKEHMQVLQNDYEKSFGSAAPWKTDKDLVQNAIKSLKIYSIYKEQGLTEAQIEDSLSAKKDIELFEWSGNITKKISSLDSIQHYLKFLNTGMIAIEPTTGAVQAYLGGIDYRYFKYDHVSQSERQVGSTFKPFVYTTAIENGMKPCSYFSTKEITYTNLDNWTPKNASERNDPYLNFTLEKALSNSVNTIAVKVLNKVGIPKVVDQVRKLGITAILSEEPAMALGTDGIKLKELAGAYASYVNEGKSVKPYYISRIEDKNGRLIATFEPEIAEAPAYSNYTRQVLLEMMKSTVEQGTATRLRATYNLKNDIAGKTGTTQDNKDGWFVGITPNLVTITWVGNDNYNIGFKTTALGQGANTALPIFAKLYQKMNLDSTFDPITKSKFEESSKEVLKDLDCKPEKRDNFFKRLFGKKKKKKRF, from the coding sequence ATGATAAAGACAATATTTAAGAAAAAATGGGTAAAATGGTTATTCTATACCATTGGTGCGTTCATTTTCTTCAGCATTTGCTTTTATGCTAGTATATATTTTGGTTTTTGGGGTAAATTACCTGATAAAGAAGAATTAGGTTCTTTAAAACAGGCCGAGGCCACTCAAGTACTGGATAAAGATGGTCATATGATTGGTAAATATTATATCTATGATAGACAACCCATATCATACGAGGATTTACCTCAGCACCTTATAGATGCACTAGTAGCTACAGAAGATGTACGTTTTTATGAACATGATGGTGTAGATAACACAAGCTTATTACGTGTGTTTTTTAAGACCATTTTACTTCGGGATAAATCTTCAGGAGGAGGAAGTACCATAACTTTACAATTGGCAAAAAATCTCTTTGGAAGAAAAAAATATAAATTATTTAGTACCGTAATCAATAAATTGAAAGAATCTTTTGTTGCCAAAAGAATAGAAGATATATATTCAAAAAAAGAGATTCTCACACTATATTTTAATACTGTTCCGTTTCCAGATAATACTTACGGAATTGAAAGTGCTGCCCAGAAATTCTTTAATAAATCCACTCATCAATTAACACTCTCTGAAGCTGCCACACTGGTTGGGACACTTAAAGCCAACCATAGTTATAATCCAAGACTGTTTCCCGAAAGAAGCCAGCTAAGAAGAGATGTTGTACTTCAACAAATGGTTAAATATGGATACCTAAGTGCTCATCGATCAAATCAAACTATGAGTCAGCCTATCGTTATGGATTATCAACACTTTAATCACGACCTTGGATTGGCACCTTATTTCAGAGAAGAAGTAAAAAAAGAATTGATCAATATCTTAGAGAAACATAAAAAACCAGACAGCACTGTTTATGATATCTATAATGATGGTTTGATTGTACACACTACGCTAGATTATAAAATGCAGGTTTTGGCAGAAGAAGCTATGAAAGAACATATGCAAGTTTTACAAAACGATTATGAAAAATCTTTTGGTAGTGCTGCTCCCTGGAAGACCGATAAAGATCTTGTTCAAAATGCGATCAAAAGTCTTAAAATCTATTCGATATACAAGGAACAAGGGTTGACAGAAGCACAAATTGAAGATTCTCTTTCTGCAAAGAAAGACATAGAACTATTCGAGTGGAGCGGCAACATTACCAAAAAAATATCTTCTCTGGATAGTATACAACATTATTTAAAATTTCTGAATACCGGAATGATTGCTATCGAACCAACAACGGGTGCAGTACAAGCATATCTGGGAGGGATTGATTATCGTTATTTTAAATATGACCATGTTTCGCAAAGCGAAAGACAAGTCGGATCTACTTTTAAACCTTTTGTATATACCACTGCTATAGAAAATGGCATGAAACCTTGTTCTTATTTCTCGACAAAAGAGATTACCTACACAAATTTAGACAACTGGACCCCTAAAAATGCTTCAGAACGAAATGATCCATATCTTAATTTTACACTAGAAAAAGCACTCAGTAACTCTGTTAATACTATTGCGGTAAAGGTGCTCAATAAGGTTGGTATTCCCAAAGTTGTAGATCAGGTAAGAAAACTGGGGATCACTGCTATACTTTCAGAAGAACCTGCAATGGCATTAGGTACAGATGGTATCAAATTAAAAGAATTGGCCGGAGCATATGCAAGTTATGTAAATGAAGGTAAAAGTGTGAAGCCTTATTATATTTCGAGAATTGAAGATAAAAATGGCCGTTTAATTGCTACTTTCGAACCTGAAATAGCTGAGGCTCCTGCTTATAGTAATTACACCAGGCAGGTGCTTTTAGAAATGATGAAATCTACTGTAGAGCAAGGTACTGCAACCAGACTTAGAGCGACCTATAACCTTAAAAACGATATTGCAGGAAAAACAGGAACTACCCAAGATAATAAGGATGGGTGGTTTGTAGGGATCACCCCAAATCTGGTAACGATCACCTGGGTAGGAAATGATAATTATAATATTGGTTTTAAAACTACTGCTTTGGGACAGGGAGCCAATACTGCACTACCAATTTTCGCCAAATTGTATCAAAAGATGAATCTGGATAGTACATTTGATCCTATTACAAAAAGTAAATTTGAAGAAAGCTCAAAAGAAGTTTTAAAAGATTTGGATTGTAAACCCGAAAAAAGAGATAATTTCTTTAAGCGTCTTTTTGGGAAAAAGAAGAAAAAGAAGAGGTTTTAA
- a CDS encoding MATE family efflux transporter, which translates to MLQQYTKEFRYNLKLATPVMLGMLGHTFVGLVDNIMVGQLGTAELAAVSLGNSFMFIAMSLGIGFSTAITPLVAEADGENNFASGKSAFKHGLFLCTTLGIALFLLILVAKPLMYLMKQPPEVVELAIPYLDLVAFSLIPLVSFQALKQFSDGLSMTKYPMYATLVANLVNIALNYVLIFGKFGFPQMGIVGAAVGTLASRFVMVIFLWVFLKNKEKSTSYVTHIKFFSLERKMINRIIALGFPSALQMFFEVAIFTAAIWLSGILGKNSQAANQIALNLSSMTFMIAMGLSVAAMVRVGNQKGLQHFIDLRRIAISIFLLTFLLAVVFALLFILFNDLLPRIYLDIEDTENIADNTEVITIAAKLLVIAALFQISDGIQVTVLGALRGLQDVKIPTLITFIAYWVVGFPISYYLGLYTEYKSSGIWIGLLAGLSVSALLLYLRFNALTKGLIHKN; encoded by the coding sequence ATGCTACAACAATACACTAAAGAATTTCGATATAATCTAAAGTTGGCTACACCAGTAATGTTGGGTATGTTGGGACATACTTTTGTAGGCTTAGTCGATAATATTATGGTGGGACAGTTAGGTACGGCAGAGTTGGCAGCTGTATCTCTGGGTAATAGTTTTATGTTTATAGCAATGTCTTTGGGGATAGGGTTTTCTACTGCAATAACACCATTGGTAGCAGAGGCAGATGGAGAAAATAATTTTGCTAGTGGTAAATCTGCATTTAAACATGGGTTATTTCTATGTACTACATTAGGAATTGCATTATTTTTGTTGATACTTGTAGCAAAACCATTGATGTATTTAATGAAACAACCTCCAGAGGTGGTTGAACTGGCAATACCATATCTGGATCTGGTCGCTTTTTCTTTGATTCCTCTAGTAAGTTTTCAGGCATTAAAGCAATTTTCAGATGGATTGTCTATGACCAAGTATCCTATGTATGCAACTTTGGTTGCTAATTTGGTAAATATAGCCCTCAATTATGTATTGATTTTCGGTAAATTTGGTTTTCCGCAAATGGGAATAGTAGGAGCAGCCGTTGGGACATTAGCTTCAAGGTTTGTAATGGTTATCTTTTTATGGGTTTTTCTAAAAAATAAAGAAAAATCTACCTCGTATGTTACTCATATCAAGTTTTTCTCACTAGAGAGAAAAATGATAAACAGAATAATAGCCTTAGGATTTCCTTCTGCATTACAAATGTTTTTTGAAGTGGCAATTTTTACTGCTGCGATATGGTTATCAGGTATTTTAGGTAAAAACTCTCAGGCAGCTAATCAAATTGCATTAAACCTATCTTCTATGACGTTTATGATAGCTATGGGATTAAGTGTGGCTGCAATGGTACGTGTAGGTAATCAAAAAGGACTTCAGCATTTTATAGACCTAAGAAGAATAGCAATTTCAATATTCCTGCTCACGTTTTTATTAGCAGTGGTGTTTGCTTTATTATTTATTCTGTTTAACGATTTACTACCCCGAATATATCTTGATATAGAAGATACAGAAAATATAGCAGATAATACCGAGGTGATTACCATTGCAGCAAAGCTATTAGTTATCGCTGCATTATTTCAAATTTCTGATGGGATACAAGTTACTGTACTAGGAGCCTTGCGAGGTCTGCAAGATGTTAAAATTCCTACTTTAATTACGTTCATTGCATATTGGGTAGTAGGATTTCCTATTAGCTATTATTTAGGATTATATACCGAATATAAAAGTTCAGGAATTTGGATTGGATTGCTGGCAGGTCTTTCTGTTTCTGCATTACTTCTATACCTTAGATTTAATGCTTTGACCAAAGGTTTAATTCATAAAAATTAA
- a CDS encoding OmpA family protein, whose amino-acid sequence MRVPNSRFCLLLVTLTILVTQSSISQNFVHSKNQNLIPNPSFEATNAAISRLDMEMQNFGIVKDWKATINSPDAYHPRLADIRFIHKSPNFLKQFGTQEPRTGEGKVGMYIAGGPYKEGVTAKLKQPLSKGKYYYFHMYVSLGEGISNSCTSSIGSYFTARRPKITTTSRFPLNIESSKMVCNTKGWTKVCGVYRAKGTEKFISLGYFSDSPKGKSVKGGGFDTAYYFVDDVLLMEMKNTKNLTSNQVCDMALDFSPVEFLVGESEAYKEIKEALDSYIQYVTIFKVNKVKIIGHADDAGSSFENEIMSAMRASNVKKYFVEQGIDQSLIEIVGAGDTMPVVTADSNLDPESNNRVEIKIE is encoded by the coding sequence ATGAGAGTCCCAAATTCTAGATTTTGTCTACTGCTTGTAACGCTTACCATATTGGTTACACAGAGTAGTATAAGTCAAAACTTTGTTCATAGTAAAAATCAAAATCTTATTCCTAACCCTAGTTTCGAAGCTACAAATGCAGCTATTTCACGACTGGATATGGAGATGCAAAACTTTGGAATTGTTAAGGATTGGAAAGCTACAATTAATTCTCCGGATGCTTATCACCCTAGATTAGCAGATATTAGATTTATTCATAAATCGCCAAATTTTTTAAAGCAGTTTGGAACACAGGAGCCCAGAACAGGAGAAGGTAAAGTAGGAATGTATATTGCTGGTGGCCCTTATAAAGAAGGAGTAACTGCCAAATTAAAACAACCATTATCCAAGGGGAAATATTACTATTTTCATATGTATGTCTCTTTAGGAGAAGGTATCTCGAATTCCTGTACTTCATCTATTGGATCATATTTTACTGCCAGAAGGCCAAAAATAACTACGACTTCTAGATTTCCTTTAAATATAGAATCCTCCAAAATGGTATGTAATACCAAGGGATGGACTAAAGTTTGTGGAGTATATAGAGCAAAAGGAACAGAAAAATTTATTTCTTTAGGATATTTCTCAGATAGCCCAAAAGGAAAATCTGTAAAAGGAGGAGGGTTTGACACAGCCTACTATTTTGTAGATGATGTCTTGCTAATGGAAATGAAGAATACCAAAAACCTTACATCTAACCAGGTATGTGATATGGCTCTTGATTTTTCACCTGTAGAGTTCTTGGTAGGTGAAAGCGAAGCATACAAAGAAATTAAAGAGGCATTAGATTCTTATATTCAATATGTAACTATATTTAAAGTAAACAAAGTTAAAATTATTGGCCATGCAGATGATGCCGGTTCATCTTTTGAAAACGAAATCATGTCTGCAATGAGAGCAAGTAATGTGAAAAAATATTTTGTTGAGCAAGGTATAGACCAATCTTTAATCGAAATAGTAGGAGCTGGAGATACTATGCCCGTTGTTACTGCAGATTCTAATTTGGATCCAGAATCAAACAACAGAGTAGAAATTAAAATTGAATAG